Proteins found in one Sphingobacteriaceae bacterium genomic segment:
- the dcm gene encoding DNA (cytosine-5-)-methyltransferase, whose amino-acid sequence MIDRITEQPFCQTRVSGSTGLNVLSLFDGMSCGQIALEKAKIKVNKYFASEIEKEAIKVTMKNYPNTLQVGSVLDVKSSNLPKIDLLIGGSPCQSFSNAGRGAGFDGKSGLFWEYVRILKEVKPTYFLLENVKMKKEWQDIISEALGVEPIEINSKFFVPQNRPRLYWTNIKVKNIPTSFNHCINDILEDASSEYYLTEKQKSILDLNFKWSENEIIRHKAGKHQQDSIFRYDGIMGCLSASTHGAARHLTKTYLPNGEIRRLTENEVEKLQGVPINYTDNVSSSKRYEMLGNGWTVNVIAHIFGGLL is encoded by the coding sequence ATGATTGATAGAATTACTGAACAGCCATTTTGCCAAACCCGTGTTAGTGGCAGTACGGGTTTAAATGTACTATCCCTTTTTGACGGTATGTCTTGCGGACAAATAGCATTAGAAAAGGCAAAAATAAAAGTTAATAAATATTTCGCTTCTGAAATTGAAAAAGAAGCTATTAAAGTAACGATGAAAAATTATCCAAATACATTGCAAGTTGGTAGCGTATTAGATGTAAAATCAAGTAATTTACCAAAAATAGATTTATTAATTGGTGGGAGTCCTTGTCAAAGTTTTTCAAATGCTGGTAGAGGCGCAGGTTTTGATGGCAAAAGCGGTTTATTTTGGGAATATGTACGAATATTAAAAGAAGTTAAACCAACTTATTTTTTGCTTGAAAACGTAAAAATGAAAAAAGAATGGCAAGATATAATTTCAGAAGCGTTAGGAGTTGAACCAATAGAAATAAATTCAAAGTTTTTTGTACCACAAAATAGACCAAGATTGTATTGGACTAATATTAAAGTTAAAAATATACCAACTTCATTTAATCATTGTATAAACGATATTTTAGAAGATGCTTCAAGCGAATATTACTTAACTGAAAAGCAAAAATCTATTCTCGACTTAAATTTTAAATGGAGTGAAAACGAAATTATAAGACATAAAGCAGGAAAACATCAACAAGATAGTATTTTTAGATATGATGGTATTATGGGTTGTTTATCTGCATCAACTCACGGAGCTGCAAGACATTTAACAAAAACATATTTACCAAATGGAGAAATAAGACGATTAACTGAAAATGAGGTTGAAAAATTACAAGGAGTTCCTATAAACTATACAGATAATGTTTCTTCTTCAAAAAGATATGAAATGTTAGGTAATGGATGGACTGTTAATGTGATAGCTCACATCTTTGGAGGACTATTGTAG
- a CDS encoding site-specific DNA-methyltransferase, producing the protein MCKSSQQEKARLNRLHPTQKPLELIKKLLLTYSNDGDLVLDNTMGVGTTCLGAKELNRKFIGIEKEVKYYDLAVARVFG; encoded by the coding sequence GTGTGCAAAAGTTCTCAACAGGAGAAGGCAAGATTAAATAGGTTGCATCCAACACAGAAACCATTGGAACTAATTAAAAAATTATTGCTTACTTATTCAAACGATGGCGATCTTGTTTTGGATAATACAATGGGAGTAGGAACAACTTGTTTAGGAGCAAAGGAGTTGAACCGAAAATTTATTGGAATTGAAAAAGAGGTAAAATATTATGATTTGGCAGTTGCTCGTGTGTTCGGGTAG
- a CDS encoding AAA family ATPase produces the protein MEVLVSVIGKSGAEIAEQIKQDQSYADACKLIIDFIFDLPNETLNGKGGLYFWSSPGIGKTTLLRAAIQSAHISFNVIKNPGIVLWSSMTRDISKKINGHEVDLTYANESHLFLDDMTEKINQVSHYGDYKYSMNEIIQNRYELWKSKGLFTFISSNIVLDDESKPLTLFSYMDGGVLTDSKKCSTLLKFMERAKETRMCRVF, from the coding sequence TTGGAAGTCTTAGTTTCGGTTATCGGGAAATCAGGGGCAGAGATAGCCGAGCAAATCAAACAGGATCAATCCTATGCGGATGCTTGTAAACTAATTATCGACTTCATTTTTGACCTACCCAACGAAACATTAAATGGCAAAGGCGGCCTTTATTTTTGGTCAAGCCCCGGAATAGGTAAAACAACGCTTTTACGGGCAGCGATTCAATCAGCGCACATTTCGTTTAACGTTATCAAAAACCCCGGCATAGTCCTGTGGTCATCCATGACAAGGGACATTTCAAAGAAGATCAACGGCCACGAAGTTGACCTAACTTATGCCAATGAAAGTCATTTGTTTTTGGATGACATGACCGAGAAGATAAACCAAGTCTCGCATTATGGAGACTATAAATACTCAATGAATGAGATCATCCAAAACCGATACGAACTATGGAAATCAAAAGGGTTGTTCACGTTCATAAGTTCAAACATTGTGCTGGATGATGAATCTAAACCATTGACCCTGTTTTCATACATGGATGGCGGAGTATTGACCGATTCAAAGAAATGTTCCACGTTGTTGAAATTTATGGAAAGAGCAAAAGAAACACGTATGTGTAGGGTATTTTAA
- a CDS encoding site-specific DNA-methyltransferase, whose amino-acid sequence MGKTDGFVVWDKMNGTNPMADAELAWQNIKGTTRMFRWHHFSGERTTKIHPTQKPTQLYKWLLENYTKEGDLILDTHLGSGSIAIACHQMKRKLIGYEIDADYYRKACKRFEEQTRQMALW is encoded by the coding sequence TTGGGTAAGACAGATGGATTTGTTGTGTGGGATAAGATGAACGGAACTAATCCAATGGCTGATGCTGAACTTGCTTGGCAGAACATAAAAGGAACTACAAGAATGTTTAGATGGCATCATTTCAGCGGAGAAAGAACAACTAAAATACATCCGACCCAAAAGCCCACACAACTATACAAATGGCTACTTGAAAACTATACAAAGGAAGGGGATTTGATTTTAGACACTCATTTAGGAAGTGGAAGTATCGCCATAGCTTGCCACCAAATGAAACGAAAACTAATAGGATATGAAATTGATGCAGATTATTACCGAAAGGCTTGCAAACGATTTGAAGAACAAACTCGTCAAATGGCACTATGGTAG
- a CDS encoding site-specific DNA-methyltransferase codes for MDIEKLKYEAQNKALHIADVSGSALFNADCMDILPLIPDKSVQLILADLPYGTTQCKWDSVLDLNKLWVEYKRIISDNGNILLFADEPFTSTLICSNLEQFRQRITWDKQVAGNHLNSKKMLLKVTEDICLFTPSKLGNQTYNIQLTKNQKNIGEEIENEKTEKSLQEVMLKQQKMVQKVLI; via the coding sequence ATGGATATAGAAAAACTTAAATATGAAGCACAAAATAAGGCATTGCATATAGCCGATGTTAGTGGCAGTGCTTTGTTCAATGCTGATTGTATGGATATTTTACCTCTTATTCCTGATAAATCGGTTCAACTTATTTTGGCAGATTTGCCTTACGGAACAACTCAATGTAAGTGGGATAGTGTTTTAGACCTAAACAAGTTGTGGGTTGAATATAAAAGAATTATTTCGGATAATGGAAATATACTTTTGTTTGCTGATGAGCCATTTACAAGCACTTTGATATGCTCAAACTTAGAACAATTTAGGCAAAGAATTACTTGGGATAAACAAGTTGCAGGAAACCATTTAAATAGTAAAAAAATGCTGTTAAAGGTAACAGAGGATATTTGTTTATTTACACCATCTAAACTTGGAAACCAAACATATAATATCCAACTAACTAAAAACCAAAAGAACATAGGAGAGGAGATAGAAAACGAGAAAACAGAAAAGAGTTTACAGGAGGTTATGTTGAAACAACAAAAAATGGTACAAAAAGTTTTGATATGA
- a CDS encoding DNA cytosine methyltransferase, which produces MDLLIGGSPCQSFSNTGRGAGFDGKSGLFGNMYEY; this is translated from the coding sequence ATAGATTTATTAATTGGTGGGAGTCCTTGTCAAAGTTTTTCAAATACTGGTAGAGGCGCAGGTTTTGATGGCAAAAGCGGTTTGTTTGGGAATATGTACGAATATTAA